The Henckelia pumila isolate YLH828 chromosome 2, ASM3356847v2, whole genome shotgun sequence genome includes a window with the following:
- the LOC140882815 gene encoding uncharacterized protein isoform X1, protein MESLSSKILISLAQNKFPATFSNNPFRFQRFPLVLHSKKSIYQDFQEYAKPLRLLSATEAKSVTDSLDEKMVASFKSGETESLYKVKLQTSNFSGSSLTYLNSAVLLCLIDENGSSILQRLPAVGNSILSANGDMDDVLHFQRDSADEFVFEGPSLGKIVAVWISPESGQWRIGGIWLRMFCHSQLPSENSQIRAHHIGFQYNFEVEDILLGDKSGISVMEFRPNSVTTLSEDEFNLFLEKTLQPSSMLESHLISNDESMKEYLDLKFSLLFYDAMLTLTGSSIISIMAGNDVPYAFLIGGMCGFLYLLMLQRSVDGLPVQELIPGEEEVSSGQVLQRLKDPILSLVLVFAFAAIVVKYASGEGAVQLTPKDIIFGMMGFLVCKVSVVLAALKPLTFGSRESE, encoded by the exons ATGGAGTCACTTTCttccaaaattttaatttcattaGCTCAAAATAAATTCCCTGCAACTTTTTCGAATAACCCTTTTCGATTCCAGAGGTTTCCTCTCGTTCTTCATTCTAAGAAGTCCATATATCAAG ATTTTCAGGAATATGCAAAACCTTTACGACTCTTGTCAGCCACAGAAGCGAAAAGTGTCACTGATTCCTTGGATGAAAAAATGGTTGCTTCTTTCAAGTCTGGGGAAACTGAATCCTTGTACAAAGTCAAGCTACAAACGAGTAATTTTAGTGGATCAAGTCTCACATACTTGAACTCTGCGGTTTTACTTTGCTTAATCGATGAGAATGGTTCCTCGATTTTACAAAGATTACCCGCCGTGGGAAATAGTATCTTGTCAGCAAATGGTGACATGGATGACGTCTTGCATTTTCAAAGAGACTCTGCTGATGAGTTTGTATTTGAAGGGCCTAGTCTTGGAAAAATTGTAGCTGTTTGGATCAGCCCTGAATCTG GTCAATGGAGGATAGGAGGCATATGGTTAAGGATGTTTTGCCACAGTCAACTTCCGTCAGAAAACAGCCAAATAAGAGCACACCACATCGGCTTCCAATACAACTTCGAGGTTGAGGATATCTTGCTCGGAGACAAAAGTGGGATCTCCGTGATGGAATTCAGACCTAACTCAGTTACTACACTTTCTGAGGATGAGTTTAACTTATTCTTAGAAAAGACCTTACAACCATCATCCATGCTTGAGAGTCACCTCATCTCAAATGACGAAAGCATGAAAGAATACTTGGACTTAAAATTTTCATTGTTGTTTTATGATGCAATGCTAACCCTGACCGGCTCCTCGATCATATCCATCATGGCAGGGAATGATGTTCCTTATGCGTTCTTGATCGGTGGGATGTGTGgatttctttatttattaatgTTGCAGAGGTCAGTCGATGGATTACCGGTGCAAGAACTCATTCCAGGGGAGGAGGAAGTGAGTTCTGGGCAAGTTCTTCAAAGATTGAAGGACCCGATTTTAAGCCTAGTTTTGGTGTTTGCATTTGCTGCCATAGTAGTGAAATATGCTTCAGGAGAGGGTGCTGTGCAGTTGACACCAAAAGACATCATCTTTGGTATGATGGGATTTCTTGTGTGCAAGGTTTCAGTCGTGTTGGCTGCACTTAAACCACTGACATTTGGTTCAAGAGAGAGTGAATGA
- the LOC140882815 gene encoding uncharacterized protein isoform X2 → MVASFKSGETESLYKVKLQTSNFSGSSLTYLNSAVLLCLIDENGSSILQRLPAVGNSILSANGDMDDVLHFQRDSADEFVFEGPSLGKIVAVWISPESGQWRIGGIWLRMFCHSQLPSENSQIRAHHIGFQYNFEVEDILLGDKSGISVMEFRPNSVTTLSEDEFNLFLEKTLQPSSMLESHLISNDESMKEYLDLKFSLLFYDAMLTLTGSSIISIMAGNDVPYAFLIGGMCGFLYLLMLQRSVDGLPVQELIPGEEEVSSGQVLQRLKDPILSLVLVFAFAAIVVKYASGEGAVQLTPKDIIFGMMGFLVCKVSVVLAALKPLTFGSRESE, encoded by the exons ATGGTTGCTTCTTTCAAGTCTGGGGAAACTGAATCCTTGTACAAAGTCAAGCTACAAACGAGTAATTTTAGTGGATCAAGTCTCACATACTTGAACTCTGCGGTTTTACTTTGCTTAATCGATGAGAATGGTTCCTCGATTTTACAAAGATTACCCGCCGTGGGAAATAGTATCTTGTCAGCAAATGGTGACATGGATGACGTCTTGCATTTTCAAAGAGACTCTGCTGATGAGTTTGTATTTGAAGGGCCTAGTCTTGGAAAAATTGTAGCTGTTTGGATCAGCCCTGAATCTG GTCAATGGAGGATAGGAGGCATATGGTTAAGGATGTTTTGCCACAGTCAACTTCCGTCAGAAAACAGCCAAATAAGAGCACACCACATCGGCTTCCAATACAACTTCGAGGTTGAGGATATCTTGCTCGGAGACAAAAGTGGGATCTCCGTGATGGAATTCAGACCTAACTCAGTTACTACACTTTCTGAGGATGAGTTTAACTTATTCTTAGAAAAGACCTTACAACCATCATCCATGCTTGAGAGTCACCTCATCTCAAATGACGAAAGCATGAAAGAATACTTGGACTTAAAATTTTCATTGTTGTTTTATGATGCAATGCTAACCCTGACCGGCTCCTCGATCATATCCATCATGGCAGGGAATGATGTTCCTTATGCGTTCTTGATCGGTGGGATGTGTGgatttctttatttattaatgTTGCAGAGGTCAGTCGATGGATTACCGGTGCAAGAACTCATTCCAGGGGAGGAGGAAGTGAGTTCTGGGCAAGTTCTTCAAAGATTGAAGGACCCGATTTTAAGCCTAGTTTTGGTGTTTGCATTTGCTGCCATAGTAGTGAAATATGCTTCAGGAGAGGGTGCTGTGCAGTTGACACCAAAAGACATCATCTTTGGTATGATGGGATTTCTTGTGTGCAAGGTTTCAGTCGTGTTGGCTGCACTTAAACCACTGACATTTGGTTCAAGAGAGAGTGAATGA